GAAGCGCTACGCCGTGGCGGTGCTGACCTTCAACATCATCGGCATCGCGGCCGTCTACGCCCTGCAGCGCCTGCAGGGCGTGCTGCCGCTCAATCCTGCCGGCATGGGTGCGGTGTCGCCGGACTCGGCCCTGAACACCGCCATCAGCTTCGTGGCCAATACCAACTGGCAAGGCTATGGCGGCGAATCGACGATGAGCTACCTGACGCAGATGCTGGCGCTGACGGTGCAGAACTTCGTCTCGGCCGCCACCGGCATCGCCGTGCTGTTCGCGCTGATCCGCGGCCTGTCGCGCCATTGCTCGGCCACCGTGGGCAACTTCTGGACCGACATGGTGCGCAGCACGCTGTACGTGCTGCTGCCGCTGTCCCTGGTCCTGGCGCTGGCGCTCGTCAGCCAGGGCGTGATCCAGAATTTCAGCCCCTACCAGGAAGTCCAGACGGTCGAAGCCGTGCACTACGACCAGCCTCGCGTGGACGCGCAGGGCCAGCCCGTGCTGGACGCCCAGGGACAGGCAGTGACCGATCCCGCCGTCAGCAAGACCCAGACCCTGGCGATGGGTCCGGTCGCTTCGCAGGAATCGATCAAGCTGCTGGGTACCAACGGCGGCGGCTTCTTCAACGCCAACTCCGCGCATCCGTTTGAGAACCCCACGCCGCTGGCCAACTTCCTGGAGATGCTGGCCATCCTGGCGATTCCCGCCGCGCTGTGCTTTTCGTTTGGCGAGATGGTGGGCAGCCGGCGCCAGGGCATCGCGATCCTGGCGGCCATGACCGTGCTGTTCGCGGTGTTCGCCCTGTCCGCCGCCTACTTCGAACAGCAGCCCAATCCCATGGCGGCCCAGGCCGGCGCCGACAGCGCGCTCAGCGCGTTCTCGCCGGGCGGCAACATGGAAGGCAAGGAAACCCGCTTCGGCATCGCCGCCACCTCGCTGTTCGCCACCGTCACCACGGCAGCGTCCTGCGGCGCGGTCAACGGCATGCACGATTCGCTCAACGCCATGGGCGGCCTGACGCCGATGCTGTTGATGCAATTGGGCGAGGTGGTCTTCGGCGGCGTGGGTTCGGGCCTGTACGGCATGCTGGCCTTTGCCATCCTGGGCGTCTTCATTGCC
The sequence above is drawn from the Achromobacter xylosoxidans genome and encodes:
- the kdpA gene encoding potassium-transporting ATPase subunit KdpA; translated protein: MTAEFVGLLVVYLAVLLAIAPLLGRYIRIAMENGQSRLTAWGRPIERGIYRLAGIDPQAEMGWKRYAVAVLTFNIIGIAAVYALQRLQGVLPLNPAGMGAVSPDSALNTAISFVANTNWQGYGGESTMSYLTQMLALTVQNFVSAATGIAVLFALIRGLSRHCSATVGNFWTDMVRSTLYVLLPLSLVLALALVSQGVIQNFSPYQEVQTVEAVHYDQPRVDAQGQPVLDAQGQAVTDPAVSKTQTLAMGPVASQESIKLLGTNGGGFFNANSAHPFENPTPLANFLEMLAILAIPAALCFSFGEMVGSRRQGIAILAAMTVLFAVFALSAAYFEQQPNPMAAQAGADSALSAFSPGGNMEGKETRFGIAATSLFATVTTAASCGAVNGMHDSLNAMGGLTPMLLMQLGEVVFGGVGSGLYGMLAFAILGVFIAGLMIGRTPEYLGKKIEAYDMKMVSIVILATPLLVLVGTALAVSVPAGQAGVLNPGIHGFSEILYGLTSAANNNGSAFAGLSANTPFYNVLLGIAMWFGRFAIIVAILAMAGSLAAKRRLPAGPGSMPTTGPLFVVLLIGAVLLVGALTYVPALALGPVAEHLQVKG